AAACCTGAGGAAGATACGGCTGTCGTTCGGCTCCTCTCGCGAGCTTGGCTCGCTCCACTCTAGTTCTGTCATGCCGCCCCGGATATCGGCGATTGAATCTGCAAGCGATTCTTCAACCTCGAAATGCAAGAAGGACGCTTCAGCCGTTGCCTGCTGCGGGTTTAAGAGCCGGGCGCCTTCCGGAACGTAGACATCGTCAGATATGCGGTGACCACTTTCATAAGATATTGCCGACGGCACCAGAACCACCGCGACCGGATGCTCTGCTGGCACTTTCATGCCGCTCGGATCGTCTTCCTGAAAGATCAGCGTTGCTTCGGTCGGCTGTGTCACATCGAAAGTGATCTCGCCTTCGAACGGGACCTGTTCCTCTGTCATCCAGTTTGACTGGGACGAGGCGTAGGACTCGGCGATCACATTGCCCTGGCCATCGACGATGCGGACCGGGAAGTCCCCCTCGAAGTACCAGAGGCCAGACGCGCTGCCTGAAAAACGGAGCGGAGACGTCACTTCATCGCCCGGCTCGAGATCGTTCAGCGTCAGCTCCATCGAGACATCGCTCGCGCCAGTTTCGGCCTGCTCGCCCTCTCCAATTGGCTGTTCCGGCTCCTGCGAAATGTTCGGAGAGCAGCCTGCAAGCACGAATGCGATCAATAGACGTTTCATGAGGGACCCTTCGGTTTCTGGCGTGTCTTTTCATGAGCGTAACATAGGAGAGCGGCGCTCTCCCACCCTCTCTGACCTAGGGTCATGGCTGACGTTGGCAGGCGCGTCAGCTAAAGTGCGCTTATGGACCTCAAGACAGACCCGAAGCTCGAGGATTTTCGCGCAGATGTGCGCGCTTTCTTCGAAAACGAATTTCCCAAGGACATTCTCGCCAAGACGGCGAAAGGCGCCTCGCTGACGACTGAAGAGGTGCGAAAGTCTGAAGCCGCGCTGGGCAGCAAGGGCTGGCTCGCGGCAGGCTGGCCAGCAGAACATGGCGGTCCCGGCTGGTCGCTTGAGGAACAATACGTCTTCGACGAGGAGCTGGAGCGCGCAGGCGTACCGACCGTCACCCCGATGGGCGTCGTCTATGTCGGCCCGATCATCTATACATTCGGCACGGATGAGCAGAAACAGCGCTGGCTACCGGGTATCCGCGATGGCCGCGAAGGCTGGGCGCAGGGCTATTCAGAGCCGGAAGCCGGCTCTGACCTCGCCTCGCTGCAATTTTCTGCGGTGAAGGAGGGGGGCGAATACGTCCTCAACGGCACAAAGATCTGGACGTCGGCTGCCCAGCATGCCGACTGGATCTTCTGCCTCGCGCGCACCGACAGCTCCGGCAAGAAGCAGGAAGGCATCAGCTTCATCATCGCGGAGATGGACCGGCCCGGCATCACCGTGACGCCCATCATCACGATTGATGGCAAGCATGCCCTCAACCAGGTGCATTTCGACAATGTTCGCGTGCCTGCCGACTATCTCATCGGCGAGGAAGGCAAGGGCTGGACCTATAGCCAGTACCTGCTCGGCCATGAGCGCACCTCCTATGCGCGCATTGGCGGTAAGCGAAAGCAGCTCGCCCATATCCGCAAGATCGCGTCATCTGTGCCTGATGGCGGCAATCACCGCCTGATCGATGACCCGGCCTTTGCCCGCAAGCTGGCCGAGGCTGACCTTGCCGTCGATGGCCTCGAAATGACTGTTCTGCGCGTCCTTTCAGCGGTGAAAGATGGCGGCGCACCCGGCAAGGAAGCCTCCATCGTCAAGATCCTTGCGACCGAGACGGCCCAGCAGATCACGACACTCTATCTCGACACCGCAGGCTTCAATGCCCAGCGCGGTTTTGCCGACTCTGTCAGCCCCGACTGGCTTGAAGGCGGAATGGCAACCAGCCATGCGGCGCCGGGCGTGTCGACCTATTTCGGGACCCGCGCCCAGTCGATCTATGGCGGCACGAACGAGATCCAGCACAACATCATCGCGAAACGTGTGCTTGGCCTCTAAAGGTTAGACGCCTACCCAATTTGGTAAAATTTTAAACAGTTACCTAGCATCATCTTCAAGCGCTTCTGCGATAGGAAGATGGTGACGCATCGGCATCTGACCTTCTCAGCCAGACGATATCTCGCATGCGAGCGTGCGAGCACGATGCCAATTTTCGCCATCAGCATCATGGCTATCCTTGCGTTGGTCGCGGCCACACTTGCGCTGGGGATGGATTCGCGGTCCGGTTCAAAAGTCCAGCAAGCAGCAGACTCTGCCGCGCTTGGCGGTGCCACGGCTTTCCTCAACTCCTCCTCGCCGCGCGCCGCCGACAGGCTGGAAGCGGCCCGCCAGCAGGCGAAGGTCCTGGCGGAACGAAACTCCGAATACGCTCTTGCTGATCTGGTGGTCGATGCGGTGACCGAGGACGCCTATGGCCAGCACACGCAGCTCGCCGTCGAGCTCGAATTCCAGCCCGTCAATTTCTTCGCGCGCTTCTCGGGGAACAATGCCACCGCCCCGATCCGAAGGCGCGCGGTTGCCTCATCCACCTGGGGCTTCCCGCTCTGTATGCTTGCGCTCAGCCCGAATGAGCAGTCGGGCATTGCATTGAAGCACCTTGCGCGATTGACCGCAGAAGGGTGCATCGTCTGGTCAAACGATACAGGGCGCCAGTCCATGCTGCTTGAAGGTGGGCGTGCAGAGGCCAAGAGCTTCTGCGCCTCCGGCCTTGTCGACCGCTCGCACCGCGCGAGCGTTTCGCCGCTTCCCAACCAGCAGTGTGACCCGATTCCCGACCCACTGCATGACTGGACACCGCCGACTGCCGGGACATGCAGCCCATCACCGGACTTCGATCCGCCTTTGAGTGTCGTCCGCCAGACTGAGCGCCAGCTCGAAAGCCTGCTTCGCCGTCAGAACCGCAACAATGGTCGCGGCGATGATGATGACGACGACGATGATGAGGATGATGATGAGCGCCCGACCGGCTTGGAAAATGCCTGTGGCACCCGCGCCGGTCAGAACAATCCCAATTGCCCAAGCGACCGTGCCACAGGTACGGGCCTCAGCGATTTTGACCTGCTGGCCGTCACCGACAATCTCCTGAATGCGCTCTACATCCTCGACCGCCAGTTCGACATGGAAACCGACACGCTGACGCCGGGCACCTATTGCGGCCTGGACATCGCCTATGGTCACGTTCGCATGCAACCGGGCACCTATTTCATCAAGGATGCCCCGATGGAGGTGACGCGCAAGGCAACCGTCACCGCTGAAGGCGTCACCCTCATCTTTACCGGACCGGGCGCCTATCTGCGCGTCAGCGATAAGGCGCGCCTCGACCTTTCCGCGCCAACGGATGGCCCGCTGGCCGGCATTGCTGTTGCAGAGAGCCGCAACACGGCTGTGAACGGCACGCCTGTCGTTTCACGTCTTACTGGTCATGGCGCGCTCAGCATGATCGGGCTGATTTATCTTCCAACCCAGAATTTCTTCATCAGCGGCTCCGGCGCGGGCGATCAGTCATCTCCGCTTCTGCAGATTGTCGCGAACCGGATTTCCCTGCGCGATACTGGCGTGCTGCGCATCGACTTCAACCCCGGCAAGACCGATGTGCCCGTGGCCATCCAACCTGCGCGTATTGCCCGGCTTATAGAGTAGAAATAGCGCCCAATTCTGTTGTGCGCTGTTCATCTAAAGCATTTGTAATTCAGCTTCCGACTTTTTCTCTGTCACGACCGGAACCAGCAGGTTTTCACTTCGTTTGATCTGCTCATATTCGAAGAGAAGGGGTCTACCCATGAATACGCTTCTTAAAACTACCGCGATCGCTGCTACCGGTCTTCTGATGGCCGCGTGCACGCAGTCGGGCTACACCGAACGCAACGCAGCTGTTGGCGCAGGCCTTGGTGCCGTCGCTGGCGCGGTTGTCGGTAACAATACGGGCGACGGCGATGCCGGACGCGGCGCCGCTATCGGCGCAGCACTTGGCGGCGCAGCTGGCGCAGCTAAAGGTTGTACTGAAGCCGAGGACTGCGACATGCCAGGCGTTCGCGACCAGGCCGATGAGCAGGACTATGATGGCGACGGCTATGCAGACGCATACGATCGCTACCCGACCGACCCACGTCGCTGGTAGGTCCCAGTCACATCATTGATTGAAGAAGGCCCCCTCATCGCAGGGGGCCTTTTTTCTTGTCTTCAATTGACCAAGGCACCTTTGCTCAGCGCCCCCTCGTGTTAGTTTCCGGCCTGCACGCAGGACCGGCCTGCAGACAATCGTCAGTTTTCCCTGATTGTGGTCTTGCCCCCTGCCCTCAAGCGCCGCTATAGCGCACCCGTTTGACCATTGGTCATGAAATGACGAGGACATGAGATGCCAAAACGCACCGACCTTAAATCCATCCTCGTTATCGGTGCCGGCCCCATTATTATCGGCCAGGCCTGCGAGTTCGACTATTCCGGCGTTCAGGCCATCAAGGCTCTCAAGGATGAAGGCTACCGCGTCATTCTGGTGAACTCGAACCCCGCGACGATCATGACCGATCCGGACATGGCTGACGCGACCTATGTCGAGCCGATCACACCTCATTTTGTCGAGAAGATCATCGCGGCCGAAAAGCCTGACGCGATCCTGCCAACCATGGGCGGCCAGACGGCGCTGAACTGCGCGCTCGACCTCTACAAGGACGGCATCCTCGAAAAATACGGCGTCGAGCTGATCGGTGCGCGCGCTGAAGCCATCGAGATGGCAGAAGACCGCCGCCTTTTCCGCGAAGCCATGGACCGGATCGGCCTCGAAAATCCGCGCGCTGCCATCGTCTCTGCGCCAGAGATAAAGAACGAAGCTGGCAAGGTCACCGGCTACGACCGGATTGAAGGCCTCAAGCGCGCCATGGACGTGCTGGAAGAAGTTGGCCTGCCTGCCATTATCCGCCCTGCCTACACGCTGGGCGGCACGGGCGGCGGCGTCGCCTACAATGTCGAAGAGTATGAAGAGATCGTCCGCTCCGGCCTCGCTGCCTCGCCGGTCGCGCAGGTGCTCGTCGATGAGAGCCTTCTCGGCTGGAAAGAGTTCGAGATGGAGGTCGTTCGCGACAAGGCGGACAATGCCATCATCATCTGCTCCATCGAAAATATCGACCCGATGGGCGTGCACACTGGCGATTCGATCACCGTCGCGCCTGCTCTCACGCTGACCGACCGCGAATACCAGATCATGCGCAACGCTTCGCTGGCCGTCCTGCGCGAGATCGGCGTGGAAACGGGCGGCTCGAACGTCCAGTTCGCTGTGAACCCTGACAATGGCCGTCTCGTCGTTATCGAGATGAACCCGCGCGTCTCGCGCTCGTCTGCGCTGGCGTCCAAGGCGACAGGCTTCCCGATTGCGAAGATCGCCGCCAAGCTGGCCGTCGGCTACACGCTCGACGAACTCGATAATGACATCACCGGTGTGACGCCAGCCTCCTTCGAGCCGACCATTGATTATGTTGTCACGAAGATCCCGCGCTTTGCCTTCGAGAAATATCGCGGCTCAGAACCGACCCTGACGACAGCGATGAAGTCCGTCGGCGAAGCCATGGCCATCGGCCGCAACTTCCAGGAAAGTGTGCAGAAGGCGCTCTGCTCGCTCGAAACGGGTCTCACCGGCTTCAACGAATCCGAAGTGACCGGCAGCGAAGCGCTTCACTCTGCGCTCGCCCGTCCGACCCCTGACCGCCTGCTCCATGTGGCGCAGGCTTTCCGTGAAGGCTTCAGCGTTGAGGACGTCTTCCGCATCACCAGCATCGACCGCTGGTTCCTGCGTCAGATTGCAGGCCTCATCGAGACCGAAGCCAATGTGCGCCGCGATGGCCTGCCGACCGACCGCTACAACATGACCGAGCTCAAGGCGCAAGGTTTCTCCGATGCCCGCCTCGCCCAACTGACAGGTCAGTCCGAAGCCGGTGTCCGCACCGCGCGCCACAAGATTGGCGTGCGCCCGGTCTACAAGCGTATCGATACCTGTGCGGCCGAATTCGCAGCGAAGACGCCGTATCTCTATTCGACATATGAGCACCCGCCCTACGGCAAGACTGAAGCCGACGATGAGGCGAACGTCTCTGACCGCAAGAAGGCGATCATCCTTGGCGGCGGCCCAAACCGGATCGGCCAGGGCATTGAGTTCGACTATTGCTGCTGTCACGCCGCTTTTGCGATGGAAGAGGTCGGCATCGAGTCGATCATGGTCAACTGCAACCCTGAGACAGTCTCGACCGACTATGACACCTCGGACCGGCTCTATTTCGAGCCGCTCACCCATGAGCACGTCTCCGAAATCATCGCCAAGGAACGGGGCAAGGGAGAGCTGCAGGGCGTCATCGTCCAGTTCGGCGGCCAGACGCCGCTGAAGCTTGCCACACCGCTACACGATGCCGGCGTCCCGATCCTCGGCACCAGCCCAGTCTCCATTGATCTTGCTGAAGACCGTGAGCGTTTTGCCGCGCTGCTCGACCGGCTCGACATCAAGCAGGCCCCGTCCGCCACTGTCCGGTCAGAGGAAGAAGCCCTCGAGATGGCGCGCAAGCTTGGCTATCCGATCATGCTGCGCCCGAGCTTCGTGCTCGGTGGCCGCGCCATGGAAATCTGCCGCGACGACGCCGATGTGAAGGCGTTCGCAAAAGAGGCCATGAAGGTCTCTGGCGACCAGTCGCTCTTCCTCGACCGCTATCTTTCAGACGCCATCGAAGTCGATGTCGACGCCCTGTGCGACGAGACGAATGTCCACGTCGCGGGCATCATGGAGCATATCGAGGAAGCCGGCGTCCATTCCGGTGACAGCGCGTGCGCCCTGCCGCCCTACACGCTCTCGGCCGACATCATCCAGCGCCTCTCGGACTCCGCAGCGGCGCTTGCGCGTGAGCTGAAGGTCCGCGGCCTCATCAACATCCAGTTCGCTGTGAAAGATGATGAGATTTTCGTGCTCGAAGCCAACCCGCGCGCCTCGCGGACTGTCCCCTTTGTGGCGAAGGCGGTCGGCGCACCGATTGCCAAGATCGCCGCAAAGATCATGGCTGGCGCGTCGCTCACCGAGTTCGACCTCAGCAATGCCAAGCCGCGCCGCGTTGCGGTCAAGGAAGCCGTCTTCCCATTTGCCCGCTTCCCGGGCGTCGATCCCGTGCTTGGCCCGGAAATGCGCTCAACCGGCGAAGTCATGGGTTGGGACGATGATTTCGGCGCGGCCTTCCTGAAGTCGCAGATCGCCGTCGACGTGCACCTGCCGCGCGAGGGCTCTGTCTTCATCTCGCTCAAGGACAGCGACAAGCCATTGGTACTCAATTCAGTGAAAGAGCTTGTGGAGATGGGCTTCAGCATCATCGCGACCAGCGGCACCGCTACCTTCCTGGAAGAGAATGGCATCGCCGTTGAACGCATCAACAAGGTCATCGAAGGCCAGCCCCACATTGTCGACCGGATGATCAATGGCGGCGTGCAGCTTGTCTTCAACACGACCGAGGGTGCCCAGTCGCTCAAGGATTCCGCCTCGATCCGGCGCACGGCGCTGACCCGCAAGATCCCGTATTTCACGACACTTGCGGCCTCGATTGCGTCGGTGCAGGGCATTCGCACGCTGCGCGAACGCGAACTCACCGTTCGCCCCTTGCAGCAGGCCTGACACAACCCTACTTGACGGAATTCGCGTTTAGACAGACGCTGACACGTTAAACAGACGGTTATTCTCGATATGCAAAGAACACCCATGACCGCCGAAGGGCATGCTGCCCTCGACGCAGAACTCAAGCATTTGAAGTCGGTTGAACGCCCGGCTGTCATCGCTGCGATCGCCGAAGCACGTGAGCATGGCGACCTGTCGGAAAACGCTGAGTATCATGCTGCCAAGGAAAAGCAGAGCTTCATCGAAGGCCGCGTGGCTGAACTTGAAGACAAGCTTGCGCGCGCTGAAGTGATCGACGTGACGAAGCTGAAGGGCGA
This genomic interval from Thalassovita mediterranea contains the following:
- the carB gene encoding carbamoyl-phosphate synthase large subunit, whose translation is MPKRTDLKSILVIGAGPIIIGQACEFDYSGVQAIKALKDEGYRVILVNSNPATIMTDPDMADATYVEPITPHFVEKIIAAEKPDAILPTMGGQTALNCALDLYKDGILEKYGVELIGARAEAIEMAEDRRLFREAMDRIGLENPRAAIVSAPEIKNEAGKVTGYDRIEGLKRAMDVLEEVGLPAIIRPAYTLGGTGGGVAYNVEEYEEIVRSGLAASPVAQVLVDESLLGWKEFEMEVVRDKADNAIIICSIENIDPMGVHTGDSITVAPALTLTDREYQIMRNASLAVLREIGVETGGSNVQFAVNPDNGRLVVIEMNPRVSRSSALASKATGFPIAKIAAKLAVGYTLDELDNDITGVTPASFEPTIDYVVTKIPRFAFEKYRGSEPTLTTAMKSVGEAMAIGRNFQESVQKALCSLETGLTGFNESEVTGSEALHSALARPTPDRLLHVAQAFREGFSVEDVFRITSIDRWFLRQIAGLIETEANVRRDGLPTDRYNMTELKAQGFSDARLAQLTGQSEAGVRTARHKIGVRPVYKRIDTCAAEFAAKTPYLYSTYEHPPYGKTEADDEANVSDRKKAIILGGGPNRIGQGIEFDYCCCHAAFAMEEVGIESIMVNCNPETVSTDYDTSDRLYFEPLTHEHVSEIIAKERGKGELQGVIVQFGGQTPLKLATPLHDAGVPILGTSPVSIDLAEDRERFAALLDRLDIKQAPSATVRSEEEALEMARKLGYPIMLRPSFVLGGRAMEICRDDADVKAFAKEAMKVSGDQSLFLDRYLSDAIEVDVDALCDETNVHVAGIMEHIEEAGVHSGDSACALPPYTLSADIIQRLSDSAAALARELKVRGLINIQFAVKDDEIFVLEANPRASRTVPFVAKAVGAPIAKIAAKIMAGASLTEFDLSNAKPRRVAVKEAVFPFARFPGVDPVLGPEMRSTGEVMGWDDDFGAAFLKSQIAVDVHLPREGSVFISLKDSDKPLVLNSVKELVEMGFSIIATSGTATFLEENGIAVERINKVIEGQPHIVDRMINGGVQLVFNTTEGAQSLKDSASIRRTALTRKIPYFTTLAASIASVQGIRTLRERELTVRPLQQA
- a CDS encoding acyl-CoA dehydrogenase family protein, with protein sequence MDLKTDPKLEDFRADVRAFFENEFPKDILAKTAKGASLTTEEVRKSEAALGSKGWLAAGWPAEHGGPGWSLEEQYVFDEELERAGVPTVTPMGVVYVGPIIYTFGTDEQKQRWLPGIRDGREGWAQGYSEPEAGSDLASLQFSAVKEGGEYVLNGTKIWTSAAQHADWIFCLARTDSSGKKQEGISFIIAEMDRPGITVTPIITIDGKHALNQVHFDNVRVPADYLIGEEGKGWTYSQYLLGHERTSYARIGGKRKQLAHIRKIASSVPDGGNHRLIDDPAFARKLAEADLAVDGLEMTVLRVLSAVKDGGAPGKEASIVKILATETAQQITTLYLDTAGFNAQRGFADSVSPDWLEGGMATSHAAPGVSTYFGTRAQSIYGGTNEIQHNIIAKRVLGL
- a CDS encoding Gmad2 immunoglobulin-like domain-containing protein — its product is MKRLLIAFVLAGCSPNISQEPEQPIGEGEQAETGASDVSMELTLNDLEPGDEVTSPLRFSGSASGLWYFEGDFPVRIVDGQGNVIAESYASSQSNWMTEEQVPFEGEITFDVTQPTEATLIFQEDDPSGMKVPAEHPVAVVLVPSAISYESGHRISDDVYVPEGARLLNPQQATAEASFLHFEVEESLADSIADIRGGMTELEWSEPSSREEPNDSRIFLRFEKEGRTVIYIFEPAEEEATSRLRVVEVPEEKLRLVIQAEPFPWERKQD
- the greA gene encoding transcription elongation factor GreA; this encodes MQRTPMTAEGHAALDAELKHLKSVERPAVIAAIAEAREHGDLSENAEYHAAKEKQSFIEGRVAELEDKLARAEVIDVTKLKGDKVVFGATVTLIDADTEKEVTYRIVGEDEADIAKGKVSIQSPIARALIGKTVGDEAEVAAPGGARVYEIENVEFK